Proteins encoded together in one Pseudomonas sp. ADAK13 window:
- a CDS encoding hydrolase, translating to MSIRELLNPTNSTLILIDHQPQMAFGVQSIDRQTLKNNTVALAKAARIFNVPTILTSVETKSFSGYIWPELLNVFPDQQPIERTSMNSWEDKALVAAVKATGRKKLIMAALWTEVCLNFPALEALAEGYEVYIVTDASGGTSKEAHDMSVQRMIQAGAVPVTWQQVLLEYQRDWAHKETYDAVMGLVLEHSGAYGMGVDYAYTMVHGAPQRQLK from the coding sequence ATGTCTATTCGCGAATTGCTCAACCCAACCAACTCCACCCTGATCCTGATCGACCACCAGCCGCAAATGGCATTTGGTGTGCAGTCGATCGATCGCCAGACTCTGAAGAACAACACCGTGGCACTGGCCAAGGCGGCCAGGATCTTCAACGTGCCGACCATCCTGACCTCGGTTGAGACCAAGAGCTTCAGCGGCTATATCTGGCCGGAACTGCTGAACGTATTCCCGGACCAGCAGCCGATCGAGCGCACCTCGATGAATTCCTGGGAAGACAAGGCGCTGGTGGCAGCGGTGAAAGCCACTGGCCGCAAGAAGCTGATCATGGCGGCCCTGTGGACCGAGGTTTGCCTGAACTTCCCGGCCCTGGAAGCCCTGGCTGAAGGGTATGAGGTGTACATCGTCACCGACGCGTCGGGCGGCACCAGCAAAGAAGCGCACGACATGTCAGTGCAGCGAATGATCCAGGCCGGCGCGGTACCGGTCACCTGGCAGCAAGTGCTGCTGGAGTACCAGCGTGATTGGGCTCACAAGGAAACCTACGACGCGGTGATGGGCCTGGTGCTGGAACACAGCGGTGCTTACGGCATGGGCGTGGATTACGCCTATACCATGGTGCACGGTGCTCCGCAGCGTCAGCTCAAGTAA
- a CDS encoding ABC transporter ATP-binding protein, with protein sequence MLYRRFEQLIDIFRDAPSAAPPDKVLPFYVYYLRQVWPCFAALLVVGLIGALIEVALFSYLSRIIDLAQGTPPANFFQIHANELIWMAVVALLLRPIFGALHDLLVHQTISPGMTSLIRWQNHSYVLKQSLNFFQNDFAGRIAQRIMQTGNSLRDSAVAAVDAIWHVAIYAISALVLFAEADWRLMIPLITWIIAYSLALRYFVPRVKDRSVISSEARSKLMGRIVDGYTNITTLKLFAHTNFEQNYAKEAIVEQTEKTQLASRVVTSMDIVITTMNGLLIVTTTGLALWLWTQSLISVGAIALATGLVIRIVNMSGWIMWVVNGIFENIGMVQDGLKTIAQPLAVTDRENAPRLEVPHGEVRFDQVDFHYGKKSGIISGLNLDIKPGEKIGLIGPSGAGKSTLVNLLLRLYDLQGGRILIDGQNIAEVAQETLREQIGMITQDTSLLHRSIRDNLLYGKPDATDEELWAAVHKARADEFIPLLSDAEGRTGLDAHVGERGVKLSGGQRQRIAIARVLLKDAPILIMDEATSALDSEVEAAIQESLETLMQGKTVIAIAHRLSTIARMDRLVVLEKGQIAESGSHAQLLEHGGLYARLWQHQTGGFVGID encoded by the coding sequence ATGCTCTATCGTCGTTTTGAACAACTGATCGACATCTTCCGCGACGCTCCCAGCGCGGCCCCTCCCGATAAAGTCCTGCCCTTCTACGTCTATTACCTGCGCCAGGTATGGCCGTGCTTTGCCGCCTTGCTGGTGGTGGGCCTGATCGGCGCGCTGATCGAAGTGGCGCTGTTCAGCTACCTGAGCCGCATCATCGATTTGGCCCAGGGCACGCCGCCCGCCAACTTCTTCCAGATTCACGCCAATGAGCTGATCTGGATGGCCGTGGTCGCCCTGCTGCTGCGCCCGATCTTCGGCGCCCTGCATGACCTGCTGGTGCACCAGACCATCAGCCCGGGCATGACCAGCCTTATCCGTTGGCAGAACCACAGCTATGTGCTCAAGCAGAGCCTGAACTTCTTCCAGAACGACTTCGCCGGGCGCATTGCCCAGCGCATCATGCAAACCGGCAACTCCCTGCGCGACTCCGCGGTGGCGGCCGTGGATGCGATCTGGCACGTGGCGATCTACGCCATCAGCGCCCTGGTGCTGTTCGCCGAAGCCGACTGGCGCCTGATGATCCCGCTGATTACCTGGATCATCGCATACAGCCTGGCCTTGCGTTACTTCGTGCCACGGGTCAAGGACCGCTCGGTAATTTCCTCCGAGGCCCGCTCCAAACTGATGGGGCGGATTGTCGACGGCTACACCAACATCACCACCTTGAAGCTGTTCGCTCACACGAATTTCGAGCAGAACTACGCCAAGGAAGCGATCGTCGAGCAGACCGAGAAAACCCAGCTGGCCAGCCGCGTCGTGACCAGCATGGACATCGTGATCACCACCATGAACGGCCTGCTGATTGTCACCACCACCGGCCTTGCCCTGTGGCTGTGGACCCAATCCCTGATTTCGGTGGGCGCCATCGCCCTGGCCACTGGCCTGGTGATTCGTATCGTCAATATGTCCGGCTGGATCATGTGGGTGGTCAACGGCATTTTCGAAAACATCGGCATGGTGCAGGACGGCCTGAAAACCATCGCCCAACCGCTGGCAGTGACCGACCGGGAAAATGCCCCGCGCCTGGAAGTGCCCCATGGCGAGGTGCGTTTCGATCAGGTGGACTTCCACTACGGCAAGAAGAGCGGAATCATCAGCGGCCTGAACCTGGACATTAAACCGGGTGAAAAAATCGGCCTGATCGGGCCGTCCGGCGCGGGTAAGTCCACCCTGGTCAACCTGCTGCTGCGCCTGTACGACCTGCAAGGCGGACGCATCCTGATCGACGGCCAGAACATCGCCGAAGTCGCCCAGGAAACCCTGCGCGAACAGATCGGCATGATCACCCAGGACACTTCGTTGCTGCACCGTTCGATCCGCGACAACCTGTTGTACGGCAAACCGGACGCCACTGATGAAGAGCTCTGGGCCGCCGTGCACAAGGCCCGCGCCGACGAGTTCATCCCGCTGCTGTCGGACGCCGAGGGCCGCACCGGCCTGGACGCGCACGTCGGCGAGCGCGGGGTCAAACTCTCCGGCGGGCAGCGCCAGCGCATCGCTATTGCGCGGGTACTGCTCAAGGACGCGCCCATCCTGATCATGGACGAAGCCACCTCGGCGCTGGACTCGGAAGTGGAAGCGGCGATCCAGGAAAGCCTGGAAACCCTGATGCAGGGCAAGACCGTGATCGCCATCGCGCACCGGCTTTCGACCATTGCCAGAATGGACAGGCTGGTGGTGCTGGAAAAAGGCCAGATTGCCGAAAGCGGCAGCCATGCCCAATTGCTCGAACACGGCGGCCTGTATGCGCGACTCTGGCAACACCAGACCGGCGGCTTCGTCGGAATAGACTGA
- a CDS encoding carboxylate/amino acid/amine transporter: MGYLLVVTLIQAFSFSLIGEYLAGHVDSYFAVLVRVLLAGLVFIPLTRWRSVEPAFMRGMLVIGALQFGVTYVCLYLSFRVLTVPEVLLFTILTPLHVTLIEDALNRRFNPWALVAALVAVTGAAVIRFDQITPNFFMGFLLLQLANFTYAAGQVLYKHLVARHPSDLPHYRRFGYFYLGALAVALPAFLMLGKANFLPEAPLQWGVLVFLGLVSTALGMYWWNKGACLVNGGTLAVMNNLHVPVGLLLNLLIWNQHEPLGRLLLGGLVILAAVWISRLGLRSSAPIASPKNR, translated from the coding sequence ATGGGCTATCTACTTGTTGTGACGCTGATCCAGGCGTTTTCCTTCAGCTTGATCGGCGAATACCTGGCCGGTCACGTCGACAGTTATTTCGCGGTGCTGGTGCGTGTGCTGCTGGCCGGGCTGGTGTTTATTCCGCTGACCCGCTGGCGCTCGGTGGAACCGGCGTTCATGCGCGGCATGCTGGTGATCGGCGCGTTGCAGTTTGGTGTGACCTACGTGTGCCTGTACTTGAGCTTCCGTGTGCTGACGGTGCCGGAGGTGCTGCTGTTCACCATCCTGACGCCGTTGCACGTGACCTTGATCGAAGACGCCTTGAACCGCCGATTCAATCCGTGGGCGCTAGTGGCTGCGTTGGTGGCGGTGACAGGAGCGGCGGTGATTCGCTTTGACCAGATCACCCCGAACTTCTTCATGGGCTTCCTGCTGCTGCAATTGGCCAACTTCACCTACGCCGCGGGGCAGGTGCTTTATAAGCATCTGGTGGCCCGCCATCCGAGCGATCTGCCGCATTACCGGCGGTTCGGGTACTTCTACCTCGGTGCCTTGGCGGTGGCGTTGCCCGCGTTCCTGATGTTGGGCAAGGCCAACTTTCTGCCGGAAGCGCCGTTGCAATGGGGTGTGCTGGTATTCCTGGGGCTGGTCAGCACGGCACTGGGTATGTACTGGTGGAACAAGGGCGCGTGCCTGGTCAACGGCGGTACGTTGGCGGTGATGAACAACCTGCATGTGCCGGTAGGGTTATTGCTCAACCTGCTGATCTGGAATCAGCACGAGCCGTTGGGCAGGTTGCTGCTGGGTGGGTTGGTGATTCTGGCGGCGGTGTGGATCAGTCGGTTGGGCCTGCGGTCTTCGGCGCCAATTGCGTCACCAAAAAATCGATGA
- a CDS encoding peptidylprolyl isomerase A, translated as MLKKIAFFAGSVLFAANLMAAEPAKAPHVLITTTNGDIEIELDPVKAPISTKNFLAYVDKGFYTNTIFHRVIPGFMVQGGGFTQQMSQKPTEAPIKNEASNGLHNVRGTLSMARTNDPNSATSQFFINVADNAFLDPGRDAGYAVFAKVVKGMDVVDIIVNSQTTTKQGMQNVPIDPVLIKSAKRID; from the coding sequence ATGCTGAAAAAAATCGCCTTCTTTGCCGGTTCCGTACTGTTCGCTGCCAACCTGATGGCGGCCGAGCCTGCCAAGGCACCTCACGTATTGATCACCACCACCAATGGCGACATCGAAATCGAACTGGACCCGGTCAAGGCCCCGATCAGCACCAAGAACTTCCTGGCCTATGTCGACAAAGGCTTCTACACCAACACCATTTTTCACCGGGTGATCCCGGGGTTCATGGTGCAGGGCGGAGGTTTTACCCAGCAAATGTCGCAAAAGCCGACCGAAGCACCGATCAAGAACGAAGCCAGCAACGGCCTGCATAACGTGCGCGGCACCCTGTCGATGGCGCGTACCAACGACCCGAACTCCGCCACCAGTCAATTCTTCATCAACGTTGCAGACAATGCCTTCCTCGACCCGGGCCGTGATGCCGGTTACGCGGTGTTCGCCAAAGTGGTCAAGGGCATGGATGTGGTCGACATCATCGTCAACTCGCAAACCACCACCAAACAAGGCATGCAGAACGTGCCAATCGATCCTGTCCTGATCAAGTCGGCCAAGCGCATCGACTGA
- a CDS encoding LysR family transcriptional regulator — protein sequence MDRIECMRAFVVTVGENGFAAAARAMDVPRSKVSKQIQALEEAIGVQLLQRTTRSLHLTEAGAEYFDAAREVLAALDEAEQRARDGIGELRGVLRVNAPMSFGLHRLGRLIPLFHEQHPHIELQLVLSDQQVDPVRGGFDVTLRIASMPDSTMIARQLAPAPRIMVAAPAYLARAGTPQTPQDLRQHQCLNYGYLQSGVSLQLSKGQETQRVNVTGPLHANNGDLLAQAAEAGMGIALLPDFIVEDALNAGRLVPVLCDWQAPAITINAVYSSARRVPQKTRAFIDFLVTQLAPKTAGPTD from the coding sequence ATGGATCGTATTGAATGCATGCGGGCGTTTGTCGTCACGGTCGGCGAGAACGGCTTTGCGGCCGCCGCGCGAGCCATGGACGTACCGCGCTCAAAAGTCAGTAAGCAGATTCAGGCACTGGAAGAGGCCATTGGCGTGCAATTGCTTCAGCGCACCACTCGCAGCCTGCATTTGACGGAGGCCGGGGCCGAGTATTTCGACGCGGCACGGGAAGTATTGGCTGCCCTGGACGAGGCTGAGCAGCGGGCCCGGGACGGCATCGGTGAGTTACGCGGCGTGTTGCGGGTCAATGCGCCGATGTCGTTCGGGCTGCATCGCCTGGGCCGGTTGATTCCGCTGTTCCATGAACAGCATCCCCATATCGAGTTGCAACTGGTGCTCAGCGACCAGCAGGTGGACCCGGTGCGCGGCGGTTTTGACGTGACCCTACGCATCGCCAGCATGCCCGACTCGACGATGATCGCCCGCCAGCTGGCGCCTGCGCCACGGATCATGGTGGCCGCGCCGGCCTACCTGGCACGCGCGGGCACGCCGCAAACCCCGCAAGACCTGCGCCAGCACCAATGCCTCAACTATGGGTATCTGCAGAGCGGCGTCAGCCTGCAACTGAGCAAGGGCCAGGAAACCCAGCGGGTGAATGTCACCGGCCCGTTGCACGCCAACAATGGCGACCTGTTGGCCCAGGCGGCAGAAGCCGGAATGGGCATCGCCCTGTTACCGGACTTTATCGTCGAAGACGCCCTGAACGCCGGGCGCCTGGTGCCGGTGCTGTGCGACTGGCAGGCACCGGCAATCACCATCAATGCGGTTTATTCGTCAGCACGACGCGTGCCGCAAAAAACCCGGGCGTTCATCGATTTTTTGGTGACGCAATTGGCGCCGAAGACCGCAGGCCCAACCGACTGA
- the aqpZ gene encoding aquaporin Z gives MSLFKRSVTEGLGTFWLVLGGCGSAVLAAAFPNVGIGLLGVALAFGLTVLTMAFAIGHISGCHLNPAVSVGLVVGGRFPARELPAYIVSQVIGGTIAAALLYFIASGKPGFELASGLASNGYGEHSPGGYSMAAGFVCELVMTAMFVLIILGATDRRAPAGLAPIAIGLALTLIHLISIPVTNTSVNPARSTGPALIVGGWALQQLWLFWLAPILGAVIGGVTYRWLGKEETA, from the coding sequence ATGTCACTGTTCAAACGTTCCGTTACGGAAGGACTGGGTACGTTTTGGCTGGTGTTGGGCGGCTGCGGGAGTGCGGTGTTGGCCGCAGCGTTCCCCAACGTCGGAATCGGTCTGCTCGGAGTGGCCCTGGCGTTCGGGCTCACGGTGCTGACCATGGCATTTGCCATCGGGCATATCAGCGGCTGTCACCTGAACCCGGCCGTTTCGGTGGGGCTGGTCGTGGGCGGAAGGTTTCCGGCCAGGGAGTTACCCGCCTACATCGTGTCCCAGGTGATCGGCGGCACCATCGCCGCCGCACTGCTGTACTTCATTGCCAGCGGCAAGCCAGGGTTCGAACTGGCCTCTGGCCTCGCCAGCAATGGCTATGGCGAGCATTCGCCCGGTGGTTATTCAATGGCGGCGGGGTTTGTGTGTGAGCTGGTGATGACCGCGATGTTCGTGCTGATCATCCTCGGTGCCACCGACCGCCGCGCTCCGGCAGGCCTGGCGCCGATCGCCATCGGCCTGGCACTGACGCTGATCCACCTGATCTCGATCCCGGTCACTAACACCTCGGTCAACCCGGCCCGCAGTACCGGCCCGGCGCTGATTGTCGGCGGTTGGGCGCTCCAGCAGCTGTGGCTGTTCTGGCTGGCGCCGATCCTCGGTGCGGTGATCGGCGGTGTCACTTATCGATGGCTGGGCAAGGAAGAAACCGCCTGA
- a CDS encoding FMN-dependent NADH-azoreductase, translated as MARVLIIESSARQQDSISRHLTQQFISQWKVAHPADQITVRDLAVNPVPHLDANLLGGWMKPAEQRTAIEQASLDRSNELTDELLAADVLVMAAPMYNFAIPSTLKAWLDHVLRAGVTFKYTATGPQGLLTDKRAFVLTARGGIHAGGSTDHQEPYLRQVMGFIGIHDVTFIHAEGVNLGGDFQEKGLNQAKALLAQVA; from the coding sequence ATGGCCCGTGTTCTGATCATCGAAAGCAGCGCCCGTCAGCAGGACTCAATCTCCCGCCACCTGACCCAACAATTCATCAGCCAATGGAAGGTCGCCCACCCGGCTGACCAGATCACCGTGCGTGACCTGGCCGTCAACCCGGTGCCTCACCTGGACGCCAACCTGCTGGGCGGCTGGATGAAGCCTGCCGAGCAGCGCACCGCCATCGAACAGGCTTCCCTGGACCGTTCCAACGAATTGACCGACGAACTGCTGGCCGCCGATGTACTGGTCATGGCCGCGCCGATGTACAACTTCGCGATTCCCAGCACCCTGAAAGCCTGGCTCGACCATGTGCTGCGTGCCGGTGTGACCTTCAAGTACACCGCCACCGGTCCACAGGGCCTGCTGACGGACAAGCGCGCCTTTGTGCTGACTGCCCGCGGTGGGATTCACGCCGGTGGCAGCACCGACCACCAGGAACCGTACCTGCGTCAGGTCATGGGCTTTATTGGCATTCATGACGTCACGTTCATTCATGCCGAAGGGGTGAACCTGGGCGGTGATTTCCAGGAAAAGGGCTTGAACCAGGCCAAGGCGTTGCTGGCCCAAGTGGCGTGA
- a CDS encoding alpha/beta fold hydrolase: MAYFEHEGCTLHYEEYGHGAPLILIHGLGSSCVDWELQVPVLSQHYRLVVIDVRGHGRSDKPRERYSIPGFTADLVALIEHLQLPPAHVVGLSMGGMIAFQLAVDEPQMLKSLCIVNSAPQVKVRTAGDYWQWARRWSLARILSLNTIGKALGSLLFPKPEQAELRRKMTERWAKNDKRAYLASFDAIVGWGVQEQLSKITCPTLVISADHDYTPVAQKEIYVKLLPDARLVVIENSRHATPLDQPEHFNNTLLDFLKTVETTTQDH, translated from the coding sequence ATGGCCTATTTCGAACATGAAGGTTGCACCCTGCATTACGAGGAATATGGCCATGGCGCGCCGCTGATCCTGATCCACGGCCTGGGCTCCAGCTGTGTGGATTGGGAACTGCAAGTGCCGGTACTGTCGCAACACTACCGGCTGGTGGTGATCGACGTACGCGGCCACGGCCGCTCCGACAAGCCCCGGGAACGCTACAGCATCCCAGGCTTTACCGCCGACCTGGTGGCCTTGATCGAACACCTGCAACTGCCGCCGGCCCACGTGGTGGGCCTGTCCATGGGTGGCATGATTGCCTTCCAGTTGGCGGTGGACGAGCCACAGATGCTCAAGAGCCTGTGCATCGTCAACAGCGCGCCCCAGGTCAAGGTCCGCACAGCCGGCGATTACTGGCAGTGGGCCAGGCGCTGGAGCCTGGCGCGCATCCTCAGCCTGAACACCATCGGCAAAGCCCTGGGCAGCCTGCTGTTTCCCAAGCCCGAACAGGCCGAACTGCGGCGCAAGATGACCGAACGCTGGGCAAAAAACGACAAACGTGCTTACCTCGCCAGCTTCGACGCCATTGTTGGCTGGGGCGTACAGGAACAACTGTCGAAAATTACCTGTCCAACCCTGGTCATCAGCGCCGACCACGACTACACCCCCGTGGCGCAGAAAGAAATCTATGTAAAACTGCTGCCCGATGCGCGACTGGTGGTGATCGAGAATTCCCGCCATGCCACGCCGCTGGACCAACCCGAACACTTCAATAACACCCTGCTCGATTTTCTCAAGACAGTCGAAACCACAACCCAGGATCACTGA
- a CDS encoding mechanosensitive ion channel family protein produces the protein MDIKQLWLNVQDLWGTLDEHPLLHSSLALMVLLVVALLLGRVARYLILHAVKLLGRQPALHWLNDLRHNKVFHRLAQMTPSLVIQFGLYLVPDLSKTATLFIGNVALAFTILFMVLAISALLNALLDIYARTEHARTRSIKGYVQLAKMVLFVFGAIIIVATLIDRSPLLLLSGLGAMSAVILLVYKDTLLSFVASVQLTSNDMLRVGDWIEMPQVGADGDVVDITLHTVKVQNFDKTIVSIPTWRLMSESFKNWRGMQASGGRRIKRSLYIDASGVRFIRDDEELKLSQVHLLTDYMSRKKAELKAWNEAQGNVAAMSANRRRMTNIGTFRAYALAYLKSHPEIQPNMTCMVRQMQTTAQGIPLEIYCFTRTTAWADYERIQGDIFDYLLAVLPEFGLSLYQQPSGGDLRAGMLPAVLGASHLPPAEKAVM, from the coding sequence ATGGATATCAAACAGCTCTGGCTCAACGTCCAAGACCTCTGGGGCACCCTCGACGAGCACCCGTTGCTGCATTCCAGCCTGGCGCTGATGGTGCTGCTGGTGGTCGCCCTGCTGCTCGGACGAGTGGCTCGCTACCTCATCCTGCACGCCGTCAAACTGCTGGGCCGGCAACCCGCACTGCACTGGCTCAACGACTTGCGGCACAACAAAGTCTTCCACCGCCTGGCGCAGATGACGCCCTCGCTGGTGATCCAGTTCGGCCTGTACCTGGTGCCGGACCTGAGCAAGACCGCCACGCTGTTCATCGGCAACGTCGCCCTGGCATTCACCATCCTGTTCATGGTGCTGGCGATAAGCGCGCTGCTCAACGCCTTGCTGGATATCTACGCCCGCACCGAACACGCCCGCACCCGCTCGATCAAGGGTTACGTGCAGTTGGCGAAAATGGTGTTGTTCGTGTTTGGCGCAATCATCATCGTCGCCACGCTGATCGACCGTTCGCCGCTGCTGCTGCTTTCCGGTTTGGGTGCGATGTCGGCGGTGATCCTGTTGGTCTACAAGGACACCTTGCTGTCGTTCGTCGCCAGCGTGCAGTTGACCAGCAACGACATGCTGCGGGTCGGCGACTGGATCGAAATGCCCCAGGTGGGCGCCGACGGTGACGTGGTGGACATCACCCTGCACACCGTGAAGGTGCAGAATTTCGACAAGACCATCGTCTCGATTCCCACCTGGCGCCTGATGTCCGAGTCGTTCAAGAACTGGCGCGGCATGCAGGCCTCCGGTGGCCGGCGGATCAAGCGCAGCCTGTACATCGACGCCAGCGGCGTACGTTTCATCCGCGACGACGAAGAGCTGAAACTCTCCCAGGTGCACCTGCTGACCGACTACATGAGCCGCAAGAAGGCCGAGCTCAAGGCATGGAACGAAGCCCAGGGCAATGTCGCCGCGATGTCCGCCAACCGGCGGCGCATGACCAATATCGGCACCTTCCGCGCGTATGCGCTGGCCTATCTGAAAAGCCATCCGGAGATCCAGCCGAACATGACCTGCATGGTGCGGCAGATGCAGACCACGGCCCAGGGCATTCCGCTGGAGATCTACTGCTTCACCCGCACCACTGCGTGGGCCGACTACGAGCGCATCCAGGGCGATATCTTCGATTACCTGCTGGCGGTGTTGCCGGAATTTGGCTTGAGCCTGTACCAGCAGCCGAGCGGCGGTGACTTACGGGCGGGGATGTTGCCGGCGGTGTTGGGGGCCAGTCATTTGCCTCCGGCGGAGAAGGCAGTTATGTAA
- a CDS encoding LysR family transcriptional regulator translates to MKAPRVTLDQWRTLQAVVDHGGFAQAAEALHRSQSSVSYTVARMQDQLGVPLLRIDGRKAVLTEAGEVLLRRSRQLVKNASQLEDLAHHMEQGWEAEVRLVVDAAYPNARLVRALTAFMPQSRGCRVRLREEVLSGVEELLIDGMADLAISSFIIPGYLGTEMSDVEFVAVAHPDHPLHRLHRELSFQDLESHMQVVIRDSGRQQPRDVGWLGAEQRWTVGSLPTAATFVSSGLGFAWLPRHLIERELKEGLLKLLPLERGGSRNPTFYLYSNKDKPLGPATQILVELLRTFDTAPLDAPFAAPQQA, encoded by the coding sequence TTGAAAGCGCCCCGCGTTACCCTCGATCAATGGCGTACCTTGCAAGCCGTGGTCGACCATGGCGGCTTCGCCCAGGCCGCCGAAGCATTGCACCGTTCGCAGTCCTCGGTGAGCTACACCGTGGCCCGCATGCAGGATCAGCTCGGCGTACCGCTGCTGCGCATCGACGGGCGCAAGGCGGTGCTCACCGAAGCCGGCGAAGTGCTGCTGCGCCGCTCCCGGCAACTGGTGAAAAACGCCAGCCAACTGGAAGACCTGGCCCACCATATGGAACAGGGCTGGGAAGCCGAGGTACGGCTGGTGGTCGATGCCGCTTACCCCAACGCCCGCCTGGTGCGCGCCCTCACCGCCTTCATGCCGCAAAGCCGTGGTTGCCGGGTGCGCCTGCGTGAAGAGGTGCTGTCCGGTGTCGAAGAGCTGCTGATCGATGGCATGGCCGACCTTGCCATCAGCAGCTTTATCATTCCGGGTTACCTGGGCACCGAAATGAGCGACGTCGAATTTGTCGCCGTGGCCCATCCCGATCATCCGTTGCATCGCCTGCACCGTGAACTGAGCTTCCAGGACCTGGAAAGCCATATGCAGGTGGTGATCCGCGACTCCGGCCGCCAGCAGCCACGGGACGTCGGCTGGCTCGGTGCCGAACAGCGCTGGACCGTCGGTAGCCTGCCCACCGCCGCCACCTTCGTCAGCAGCGGCCTGGGCTTTGCCTGGTTGCCCCGGCACCTGATCGAACGCGAACTCAAGGAAGGCCTGCTCAAGCTGCTGCCTCTGGAACGGGGTGGCAGCCGCAACCCGACCTTCTATCTTTACTCGAACAAGGACAAACCCCTCGGCCCGGCCACGCAGATTCTCGTCGAGTTGCTGCGCACCTTCGACACTGCCCCACTGGACGCGCCTTTCGCCGCACCGCAACAAGCCTGA